A region of the Ornithinimicrobium ciconiae genome:
AGGCCGGCAAGCGTTCACAAGCCGGCCCGAGTAGTGGCTGGGTCAGTAGGTCTTCACTAGCAACTCGCGCGGTTCGCAGAAACGGCCCCCTGAGGTTTCCACGGAGGGGTGCATGGGTCCACACTGAGTTCCCTGAGGAGGCCGATGGCATGTCCATGTTCGTTCCGGGGGCCGTCTTGAGTCGGCGGCTGTACGAGGAAGTCGTGCAGCCCATCCTGAGCGCCAGGTTCCCTAACCTGCCGCACTCCGCGGCACTGCTGGGCCGCGGGTCGGAGGTGCTCGGATTCGACGACGAGATATCGACCGACCACGACTGGAAGCCCCGTGCCCTGATCTTTCTCGCCGAGGACGACGAGGCGCGCCGCGGCGCCCAGGTCCGGGAGGCGCTGCAAGGGGATCTGCCGCTGACCTTCGCCGGTTGCCCGATCGACTACGAGGTCCACACCGTCCGCGGCTACGTCCGGCAACAGCTGGAGCTGGACCTCGACCGTGACCTCGCCCCCCGCGACTGGCTGACACTGCCGGAACACGGTCTGCGCATGTTCACCGCGGGGGTCGTCTTCCCCGACGAGGTGGGCCTGCAGTCAGCCCGGGACCGTCTGGCCTACTACCCCCACGACGTCTGGCTGTACCTGCTCATCACCGGTTGGTGGCGCGTCCACCCGGAGATGAACCTGGTAGGCAGAGCAGGAGCCGCGGGCGATGAACTGGGCTCCGCACTGATTGGGGCACGTCTTGTCGGTGATCTCATGCGGCTCCCCTTCCTGATGGAACGGCAGTACGCGCCGTACTCGAAGTGGTTCGGGACGGCCTTCTCACGCCTCGGGTGTGGCCCGGAGCTCACCCCGGTCCTGCAGAACGTCAGCCGCGCGCAGTCCTGGCAAGACCGCGAAGCCGCCCTGATGACGGCCTACGAAATGCTGATCCTGATGCACAACTCACTCGGCCTGACCGCCCCGGTAGGAACGGAGGTCGTGCACCTGTGGAACCGACCCTTTAAAGTCGCCTGGGCCGCGATCCCGGATCTACTCCTCCCCCTACTCCGTGACCCAGCGGTCGTGCCCATTGCGCAGAGATGGCCGGTCGGACCCGTAGACCAGTTCCGAGAGCTGTACTGGGCACCGAAGAACCGCCACCTGCTCCTGCGTCTCTTCGACTAGAACAGCGCTCGGGAACCCGGACTAGGCCGACACCCAGGGCGCATCGTCATCCAGGGTGCTTGAACACCAGCAACTCGGCGCATTCAGGCCACCGATGGCCCGGCTGCTCAGCATCCGCACATCGGCAGATGATCGAGATCCCCGAATCCCGAGGATAGGCCATAGCGGGCGAAACGCGGCGATATGACGCACCTCCGGAACGACAGACCCGCGGCAAATCCGTGTGTTGCCGGTGGCGCTAGAACTTGCATACCTATGCAGCGGCGAGGACCTTGGGGGCTGTCCCGCTCGCCCGTCGTTACCTGTGCTCAAGTGGTTCGTGGTGTTCGAATGGGTCGTCTATCGGGCCACTGCGACCCTTGCGAGTGAGCCGGGTCCTCGTCGGCACGTCACAGGGAGTGCCCCTGCGCCCAACGCTGCCGATGGCCTGGAATTGCAGGGAGGGTCGTCCGCCGATGGAGTTGATGAAGATGGTTGTGGCGGATAGGGCCATCGCGACCATCGCCCACACCGGGTACACCAGCCCGGTGGTGGCCAAGGGGATGCCGACGCCGTTGAACAAGTAGGCTAACGCGACGTTCTGGCGGGTGCTTCGGTAGCTGGAGCGGCTAATTGTCCGGGCGGTGATGACCGAGCGCAGGTCCTCGCGCGCGACGATGATGTCAGCGGACTCGACTGCGATGTCGGTGCCGCCGCCCGATCGCGATGCCGACGTCGGCCTGCATGAGGGCGGAGGCGTCGTTGATGCCGTCCCCGACCCATAACCACCCGGGTCCCGTCGGCTTAGAGGTCTCGGACGATGTCGGCTTGCCCTCGGGCAACACCCCGGCGCGGACGTCTTCGATGCCCAGCTGGGCGGCGACGTGGCGGGCAGCGCGTTCGTTGTCGCCGGTGACCAGCACCGGATCCAGGCCGGCGTCGCGCATCTGGGCCAGGGCCTCGATGGCGTCAGCGCGAATCTCATCCCCCGGAGCAATCACCCCGAGCGGTTCGCAGTCGGCGGCCACGGCCACCACGGTTCTGGTGGAATCATCTGCCACTTTGACCTGTGGCGCCGTGTCGAGTAATGTCATATTGACACACGTCGATACAAGGAGTTTTCCATGAACTGTTGGGATCATGAGTTGGGTGGTCAGGCCTCGGTGAGGGCTGTGGCTGTGTGTATGCACTGTGGCGCGGGGGTCTGTTTGGAGCATGCCTCGGTTCGCGAGACGGAGCGGTACCGACAGAACGGAGTGGGGTCGCCGTCGAGGCTGCTACCCAACAGCCGAGAGATCTCTTGTGCGGCATGCGCAGAGGCCTCCATGAACGGATCACGCACGGCCGTGCCCGGCTCGCGCCCGCACAAGATAGCTGCGGCTACCGCTGCGCGGTAGCAAACTCGCGAGCGTAGGCACTCGCCTCGCTCGGCTGAACCAGCCACTCTCGCCCGCCACTATGCGTGGCGGGCGTCGCTACGCCCAAGCCCCGACATCTCAAAGAACTGGAGCACTCCTTATGGCAGCCCCGGCAACGCGTCGTGCCCGTCCTCCCGGTGCGTTCTGCCCCCCACGGCGGGATCCTGGTGGGGGTCGAGCGCCTCCCGCAGCGCGACCAGCCTCACGCACGTCTTCTCGACACCCTCGGCGACGAGGAGGAACTGACGATGCTGCTCGCCGTCATCATCTTCCTTGCCACCCTCGTGCTGGTGATCTGGCAGCCCAAGGGCCTGGGCATTGGATGGAGCGCCCTGGGTGGCGCGGTTGTTGCTCTGCTTGCCGGGGTGGTTCATCTCGCAGACATCCCCGTCGTGTGGGACATCGTGTGGAACGCCACCCTCACCTTCGTCGCGGTCATCATCATCTGCTCGATCCTCGATGAGGCTGGGTTCTTTGAGTGGGCCGCGCTTCACGTGGCGCGCTGGGCGCGGGGTAACGGCAGTGCCCTGTTCAACCTGATCGTCGTTCTGGGTGCAGCAATCGCTGCACTCTTCGCCAACGACGGCGCCGCCCTGACCCTGACGCCCATCGTTTTCGGGATGATCGTGGGGTTGAAGTTCGAACCGAAAGTCGCTTTTGGCCTCGTCATCGCCACTGGGTTTATCGCCGACACCGCGAGCTTGCCGTTCGTCGTTTCCAACCTGGTCAACATCGTGGTCGCTGACTTCTTCGACATCGGCTTTGCGCGTTATGCGTTAGTGATGGTGCCCGTCGCACTGGTTTCTCTGGCCGCGAGCCTGGCTGTGCTGCGGATCTTCTTCCGCAAGTCCATCCCAGGCTCGTATGACGTGTCAGCTTTGCCGCGCCCCAGAGCGGCAGTGACGGACCCGATGACCTTCCGCGCTGGCGTGGTCGTCCTGGTTGTCCTGCTCGGCGGCTACTTCGCAACGGACGCCATCGGAGTGCCCGTTGCCGCTGTCGCCGTGCTGTGCGCGCTGGTCCTCGCCCTCATCGCGGCGCGCCAACCACACGCACTCTTTCGCCGTCTGTCCGGCGTCGAGCGCGCCACGGACGTGAACGAGGGTCTGGTTGCGGCCCAGGCCACCGGAGGCGCTCCGCTGACCGTAGGGGCAGATCCTGCCAGGACGACGGTAATCCCTGCTGCTCAGCCCCAGATTGCAGTGTGGTCGGTGGTGAAGTCTGCGCCGTGGCAGATCGTGGTGTTCAGCCTGGGCATGTATCTCGTCGTGTACGGCCTCCGGAGCGAAGGTCTGACCGACCATCTGGGCCAGCTACTCGCGAACCTTGCCCAGCACGGAGATCTGGCCACCGCGACGGGCACCGGGTTCCTCGTGGCAGGGATGTCCTCGGTCATGAACAATATGCCGACGACCCTGATCGCCGCCCTTGGCATTGAGGCCTCCGGCGCCACCGGGCTGACGGGACAGATGATGGCCTACGCCGCCGTGATCGGTGCCGACCTCGGCCCCAAGATCACACCGATCGGCTCCCTAGCGACCTTGCTGTGGCTGTCGGTACTAGACCGCAAGGGCATGCACATCGGGTGGGGCACCTACTTCAAGGTCGGGATCGTCCTGACCATCCCCGTCCTCGCCGTGACGCTGCTTGCCCTGGCTCTCTGGCTCACCATCCTCGGCCCGTGACCGGCGCCTCGACCCCGCGTCACAGAGGTCGACAAGGGCAGGTCGACGGCGGAGGCGGTTCAAAGATAGGCGATAGGCTATGGCTATGAGTGCCCAGCGGAAACCCGAGCCCTCAGCGCCCAACGAAGCCCCGAGGGGACTGCAGCGGGAGCACGCTGCTTTGGTGGCCCGATCTCTGCGGGTCCTGGCCAACGCCACCCGACTCCAGTTGCTCAGCGGCATCCTGGGCGCTGCAGATGGTCGGGCAACGGTGCGTACCCTGACGGATGCCGTGGGGCTGCGGCAGCCGACCGTCTCTCAGCACCTACATCTGATGCTCGAGTCCGGGGTCGTGGAGCGCGAGCCCATCGGCCGGGAAGTTTGGTACTCGATTCACCCTGACCTGATCGACACGGTCACCGACCTCGTGACGTAGATGACACGAGAAACGCCTCCGGGCACTGGTTCACCGGGGCCCAGCGAGGTGCTGCGCCGGCGCGCGGCCCAGCTCCAAGCCCTGACGGAGCCAGTGCGGCTGCTCGCGCTCTCCTTCCTGGCCCAGGAGCCAGACCACGCACTCAGCAAGTCAGACCTGGCGGCCCAGCTGCATCTGACGCCTTCGGACCTGGAGGTGCAGCTCGAGGTCCTGGTCGACAGCGGGTTGGTCGCGCTCCTAGATGAGGTCGTGACCCTCACCGTGGACTCCTGGCAGCATTTCCGCGCCATTATTGCCCCCAAGTCGACTGGCCCCGGGGGACTTCCGCAGGGGTTCCCGATGGCCCGCGAGACCGACTGGAGCGGATACCCAGCGGTGGTCAGGCGGATCGCCGACCAGTTGGCACAGCGCTTCCGGACCACCTTCTCGCGTAACACGGTGCATCGCTACGTTGCGGAGAGCTATGACGAGCTGTCCTCCCGGTCGAAGGTGAGCCGCCACATCCCCATGCTCACCAACCGATTGGCCACCGAACGGCTCGCCGGTGTCGCCGCGGCACGCGGCATCGTGCTTCATCCGGTGCCCTCGATCCTGTTCGTCTGCGTGCACAATGCCGGCCGGTCGCAAATGGCGATGGCCTGGGCGGAGCACCTGGCTGGAGACCTGATCACTGTGCAATCGGCGGGGTCGACACCAGCCGTCGTCGTCCATCCGACTGTGCTGACCTACCTAGGGGAGGCCGGCCTGGAGCTGCCGCGCCACGGCCCGCGGGTCCTGACCGAGGATCTGGTGCGGACAGCCGACATCATCGTGACCATGGGATGCGGTGATGCCTGCCCCGTCATCCCGGGTAGAAGATACTTCGACTGGGACGTCCCTGACCCTGGCGGTCAGCCGCTAGAAGCGGTCCGGGAGATCGCCGAGGAGATCCGCGGTCGGGTGGATCACCTGCTCGCCGAGCTGGGGATCGGGGAGGTCACTACGCGGCCACGCGGTATCCCTGACCCCTGACGTTCTCCAGAAGGTCGGCTGTGCAACCGGACTCGATGAGGCGTCTGCGCAGCCGGTGCACGACCCGGCGCGTTCGCTCGTCCGCGTTCGCGCCCAGCAGGCCAAGCTCGTCGGCCAGCTCCGCGGTGGACAGGAACGCCGGAGCAGCCCGGAGCAGGCGCACCAGACAGGCGAACTGCAGGGAGGACAAGGTGACCTCCCGCCCCCCGGGGGCGAGCACCCGCATGGCGTCGAGGTCGACCTGGAGTCCCGGGACGGCCAGCACCCCCCGAGCGCGGCTGTGCACCTGC
Encoded here:
- a CDS encoding DUF4037 domain-containing protein, translated to MSMFVPGAVLSRRLYEEVVQPILSARFPNLPHSAALLGRGSEVLGFDDEISTDHDWKPRALIFLAEDDEARRGAQVREALQGDLPLTFAGCPIDYEVHTVRGYVRQQLELDLDRDLAPRDWLTLPEHGLRMFTAGVVFPDEVGLQSARDRLAYYPHDVWLYLLITGWWRVHPEMNLVGRAGAAGDELGSALIGARLVGDLMRLPFLMERQYAPYSKWFGTAFSRLGCGPELTPVLQNVSRAQSWQDREAALMTAYEMLILMHNSLGLTAPVGTEVVHLWNRPFKVAWAAIPDLLLPLLRDPAVVPIAQRWPVGPVDQFRELYWAPKNRHLLLRLFD
- a CDS encoding HAD-IC family P-type ATPase; this translates as MLQTDPRATVHTHSHSPHRGLTTQLMIPTVHGKLLVSTCVNMTLLDTAPQVKVADDSTRTVVAVAADCEPLGVIAPGDEIRADAIEALAQMRDAGLDPVLVTGDNERAARHVAAQLGIEDVRAGVLPEGKPTSSETSKPTGPGWLWVGDGINDASALMQADVGIAIGRRHRHRSRVR
- a CDS encoding DUF2180 family protein encodes the protein MNCWDHELGGQASVRAVAVCMHCGAGVCLEHASVRETERYRQNGVGSPSRLLPNSREISCAACAEASMNGSRTAVPGSRPHKIAAATAAR
- a CDS encoding arsenic transporter; the encoded protein is MRSAPHGGILVGVERLPQRDQPHARLLDTLGDEEELTMLLAVIIFLATLVLVIWQPKGLGIGWSALGGAVVALLAGVVHLADIPVVWDIVWNATLTFVAVIIICSILDEAGFFEWAALHVARWARGNGSALFNLIVVLGAAIAALFANDGAALTLTPIVFGMIVGLKFEPKVAFGLVIATGFIADTASLPFVVSNLVNIVVADFFDIGFARYALVMVPVALVSLAASLAVLRIFFRKSIPGSYDVSALPRPRAAVTDPMTFRAGVVVLVVLLGGYFATDAIGVPVAAVAVLCALVLALIAARQPHALFRRLSGVERATDVNEGLVAAQATGGAPLTVGADPARTTVIPAAQPQIAVWSVVKSAPWQIVVFSLGMYLVVYGLRSEGLTDHLGQLLANLAQHGDLATATGTGFLVAGMSSVMNNMPTTLIAALGIEASGATGLTGQMMAYAAVIGADLGPKITPIGSLATLLWLSVLDRKGMHIGWGTYFKVGIVLTIPVLAVTLLALALWLTILGP
- a CDS encoding ArsR/SmtB family transcription factor, whose translation is MSAQRKPEPSAPNEAPRGLQREHAALVARSLRVLANATRLQLLSGILGAADGRATVRTLTDAVGLRQPTVSQHLHLMLESGVVEREPIGREVWYSIHPDLIDTVTDLVT
- a CDS encoding arsenate reductase/protein-tyrosine-phosphatase family protein, yielding MTRETPPGTGSPGPSEVLRRRAAQLQALTEPVRLLALSFLAQEPDHALSKSDLAAQLHLTPSDLEVQLEVLVDSGLVALLDEVVTLTVDSWQHFRAIIAPKSTGPGGLPQGFPMARETDWSGYPAVVRRIADQLAQRFRTTFSRNTVHRYVAESYDELSSRSKVSRHIPMLTNRLATERLAGVAAARGIVLHPVPSILFVCVHNAGRSQMAMAWAEHLAGDLITVQSAGSTPAVVVHPTVLTYLGEAGLELPRHGPRVLTEDLVRTADIIVTMGCGDACPVIPGRRYFDWDVPDPGGQPLEAVREIAEEIRGRVDHLLAELGIGEVTTRPRGIPDP